In the Anaerosporomusa subterranea genome, one interval contains:
- the mnmH gene encoding tRNA 2-selenouridine(34) synthase MnmH: MPRLIAIKEAQQLDNPIYIDLRSPSEYEIGRVPGAVNIPLFTDEERAEVGTLYRQCGPELAKDRGLAIVSPRLHAMVNAIQTYASCKRPVIVYCWRGGMRSGSVATVLELMGITVYRLSGGYKAYRQYVLEQLSQFSLRPQIVVLCGSTGVGKTTLLQMLSKADEAVIDLEGLANHRGSAFGHVGLGKPSTAQNFDAMLLQELFRANVSPTLLVECESKRIGNVYLPEFLYQAMQHGKRILVSASLETRVERLIQEYLQVGAGSDQAIIASIQSLTKRLGAKHTQHLIEYYQLGKINEVVETLLIEYYDPLYGYEQPDSASYDFCVNADDLEQAASEIQRYIVSLGR, encoded by the coding sequence TTGCCTAGATTAATTGCAATCAAGGAAGCACAACAACTTGACAACCCTATTTACATTGATCTGCGCTCACCGTCAGAATATGAAATCGGTAGAGTACCAGGTGCAGTTAATATTCCGCTGTTTACTGATGAAGAACGAGCCGAGGTTGGGACACTCTACAGACAGTGCGGCCCGGAGCTAGCTAAAGATCGTGGACTTGCCATCGTTTCGCCCAGACTTCATGCTATGGTTAATGCTATCCAAACGTATGCATCATGCAAACGTCCTGTGATAGTTTACTGTTGGCGTGGCGGTATGCGATCCGGTTCAGTCGCCACTGTTCTCGAATTGATGGGAATTACGGTATATCGACTAAGCGGCGGTTATAAAGCGTACAGACAATATGTTCTGGAACAGTTATCCCAATTTTCCCTTCGCCCCCAGATCGTTGTTCTGTGCGGTTCTACCGGGGTTGGCAAAACGACATTGTTGCAGATGCTCTCAAAAGCAGACGAGGCTGTCATTGACTTGGAAGGACTTGCAAACCATCGCGGTTCAGCATTTGGGCATGTTGGATTAGGAAAACCCAGTACGGCGCAGAATTTTGATGCTATGCTTTTGCAGGAACTATTTCGCGCGAATGTTAGTCCAACTTTACTAGTTGAGTGTGAAAGTAAACGAATTGGCAATGTGTATTTACCGGAATTTCTCTATCAGGCTATGCAACATGGGAAAAGGATTTTGGTATCAGCCAGTTTGGAAACTCGTGTTGAGCGGTTGATCCAAGAATATTTGCAAGTAGGTGCAGGCAGCGATCAAGCAATTATCGCCAGTATTCAAAGTTTGACCAAACGGCTTGGGGCGAAACACACACAGCACTTGATTGAATACTATCAGTTGGGGAAAATCAATGAGGTCGTGGAAACTCTGCTCATTGAGTATTACGATCCTCTGTACGGCTATGAACAGCCAGACTCAGCCAGTTATGATTTCTGCGTAAATGCTGACGATCTTGAACAGGCGGCATCCGAAATTCAACGTTATATCGTGAGTTTAGGGAGGTAA
- a CDS encoding helix-turn-helix domain-containing protein, producing MQTVGEMLRDERERKGLKLKDIETVTNIRSLYLQAIEDGNYSVLPGEAYAKGFIRNYANALGLNGSECVELFRKSQQPIETLPTTAVEEKKNQEQEESPSVSPSVTTRRRQRSRKAETMWIGALLLLFVLAGGIWWYTSTAQDDPKPQTPPQAQQQPTPSGSVQQQPPAQVTPAKPAGKPVVIAAKFINQSWIQVMADGKQIYEGIPQAGESMTWQAEQQITMKVGNAGGVEVTHNGQSIGKLGGNGEVVLKTFTVSGRQ from the coding sequence TTGCAAACTGTTGGTGAAATGCTTCGCGACGAACGGGAGCGTAAAGGGTTAAAGCTAAAAGATATTGAAACTGTGACTAATATCCGTTCGTTATATCTACAAGCAATTGAAGATGGTAATTATTCTGTGCTCCCTGGAGAGGCATATGCTAAAGGGTTTATTCGTAACTATGCGAACGCCCTCGGATTAAACGGTTCAGAGTGTGTGGAGCTCTTTCGGAAAAGTCAACAACCAATCGAAACATTGCCGACAACGGCTGTTGAAGAGAAAAAAAATCAGGAGCAAGAAGAATCACCATCTGTTTCGCCGTCTGTAACCACTCGGCGACGCCAGCGAAGCCGCAAGGCCGAGACTATGTGGATTGGGGCGTTACTGCTATTATTTGTCCTTGCTGGTGGTATTTGGTGGTATACGTCTACAGCACAAGATGATCCGAAACCGCAAACCCCGCCTCAGGCCCAACAACAACCAACCCCGTCCGGCTCTGTTCAGCAGCAACCTCCGGCCCAAGTCACGCCCGCAAAGCCTGCTGGAAAACCGGTGGTCATTGCTGCAAAATTTATCAATCAATCCTGGATTCAGGTTATGGCTGACGGTAAACAAATATATGAAGGCATCCCTCAGGCTGGTGAATCCATGACTTGGCAAGCAGAACAACAAATTACGATGAAAGTAGGCAATGCAGGAGGGGTCGAGGTGACTCACAACGGTCAGTCTATTGGTAAACTTGGCGGCAACGGCGAGGTTGTCCTCAAGACGTTTACGGTTAGCGGACGACAATAA
- a CDS encoding YgiQ family radical SAM protein, which translates to MTQNEFLPITKEDMEKRGWEQLDFLFISGDAYVDHPSFGPAIICRLLEKQGYRVGIIAQPDWRNTTDFKRLGKPRLGVLVSAGNMDSMLNKFTAAKKTRSTDNYSPGGRAGLRPDRATIVYCNRIREAWKRVPLIIGGIEASLRRFAHYDYWSDTVRKSIIADCRADILIYGMGEKQILDIAAQLSAGVPVDAIDHVAGTCCLKTSLEGYWDYATVPSYEAVQDNKRAFAEAFRVQYREQDPIRGKVVVQQHGEQYLVQNPPAEPLSMTEMDEVYDLPYQRTYHPSYEAAGGVPAIREVKFSLVSHRGCYGACSFCAIVSHQGRIIQSRSRESLLKETEQLVKLPDFKGYIHDVGGPTANFRAPSCASQLERGTCRDKQCLHPEACRNLNADHSDYLELLRSIRAVRGVKKVFVRSGLRYDYILAGDNQEFLRELCQYHISGQLKIAPEHISPKVTRLMGKSGKNVYLKFIKAYQAINQELGKEQYLVPYFMSSHPGAGLREAVELAEFLRDMGYHPEQVQDFIPTPGSLSTCMYYSGLNPLTGEAVYVAKDPHEKKMQRALMQYRDPKNHELVYEALLKINRLDLVGFGPKCLIRPRDGQAFTPASRGESQRRLPAARGQKGKLVADAKKQRNTKQKRGRGTR; encoded by the coding sequence ATGACACAAAATGAATTTTTGCCAATAACTAAGGAAGATATGGAAAAGCGCGGTTGGGAACAACTCGATTTTCTGTTTATTAGCGGCGACGCATATGTAGATCATCCTAGCTTTGGACCGGCGATCATCTGTCGTCTACTGGAGAAGCAGGGTTACCGAGTGGGTATCATCGCTCAGCCTGACTGGCGGAATACAACAGATTTTAAACGTTTGGGAAAACCCCGTTTAGGCGTGCTAGTTTCAGCAGGCAATATGGATTCGATGCTGAATAAGTTTACCGCAGCGAAAAAGACACGAAGCACCGATAATTATAGCCCAGGCGGACGAGCAGGTCTTCGTCCGGATCGGGCGACGATTGTCTATTGCAATCGCATTCGTGAGGCATGGAAACGTGTCCCGTTGATCATCGGCGGGATTGAAGCCAGTTTGCGGCGATTTGCTCATTATGATTATTGGTCTGACACTGTACGCAAATCGATTATTGCCGATTGCCGAGCTGATATCTTGATTTATGGCATGGGTGAAAAGCAAATTCTCGATATTGCCGCTCAATTATCTGCTGGCGTTCCGGTTGACGCGATTGATCATGTAGCGGGAACTTGTTGCCTTAAAACGTCGTTAGAAGGCTACTGGGACTATGCGACTGTGCCATCCTATGAGGCAGTTCAGGATAATAAGCGCGCTTTTGCTGAGGCGTTTCGCGTGCAATACCGCGAACAAGATCCTATTCGTGGCAAAGTCGTGGTTCAGCAACATGGAGAACAGTATTTGGTGCAGAATCCGCCTGCCGAACCTCTATCCATGACTGAAATGGATGAAGTGTACGATCTTCCGTATCAGCGGACCTATCATCCCTCCTATGAAGCTGCGGGTGGGGTACCGGCGATTCGCGAGGTTAAATTTAGCCTAGTTAGTCATCGTGGTTGCTATGGCGCCTGCTCGTTTTGCGCCATCGTGTCTCATCAGGGCCGAATTATTCAAAGCCGTAGCCGGGAATCGCTCTTAAAAGAAACAGAGCAACTTGTCAAGCTGCCTGATTTTAAGGGCTACATTCATGATGTCGGCGGTCCGACAGCAAATTTTCGAGCGCCTTCCTGTGCGTCTCAACTAGAACGCGGGACTTGCCGTGACAAACAGTGTTTGCATCCGGAGGCTTGCCGTAATCTAAACGCCGATCATTCCGATTATCTTGAATTGTTGCGCTCGATTCGGGCTGTTCGAGGCGTCAAGAAAGTATTTGTCCGCTCCGGTCTTCGCTATGACTACATACTGGCTGGCGATAACCAGGAGTTTTTGCGGGAATTGTGTCAGTATCATATTAGTGGACAATTGAAAATTGCACCTGAACATATTTCGCCCAAAGTAACTCGCCTGATGGGCAAGTCAGGTAAGAATGTATATTTGAAGTTTATTAAAGCATATCAGGCGATAAACCAGGAATTAGGCAAAGAACAATACCTGGTTCCTTATTTTATGTCTAGTCACCCGGGTGCCGGATTGCGGGAAGCGGTTGAACTAGCCGAATTTCTCCGTGACATGGGATATCATCCCGAGCAGGTGCAGGATTTTATACCTACGCCTGGCAGTTTATCGACCTGCATGTATTATTCTGGCTTGAATCCTCTTACCGGTGAAGCTGTTTATGTTGCAAAAGATCCGCACGAGAAGAAAATGCAGCGTGCGTTAATGCAATATCGCGATCCAAAGAATCATGAGCTGGTTTACGAGGCTTTGCTTAAAATTAATCGACTTGACCTAGTCGGCTTTGGTCCCAAGTGCCTGATTCGTCCCCGTGACGGTCAAGCCTTTACCCCGGCTTCACGCGGTGAGAGCCAACGACGTTTGCCGGCGGCACGCGGACAGAAAGGCAAGTTGGTCGCAGATGCCAAGAAACAGAGAAATACTAAACAGAAACGCGGGAGGGGAACTCGTTGA
- the rimO gene encoding 30S ribosomal protein S12 methylthiotransferase RimO produces MKVGFVSLGCAKNLVDTEVMLGLLDQGGYVITDQPEDAEVLIVNTCSFIDSAKEESISVILQMGDYKKHGKCRCLVVAGCLGQRYRDELLNELPEVDAILGTSAWGRIIEAIEAVQAGSRVLFIDEMTSIYDDKSPRIRTTPNYSAYIKIADGCSNCCSYCVIPRVRGNFRSRPIESVVAEAKNLVSRGVKEINLIAQDTTSYGRDRTGQSKLTELLRELVAIEGEFWIRLLYCYPNYFTDELIELIANEPKICKYIDLPLQHAHDDVLLAMNRRDSRQDIETLLKKIRSTIAGVAIRTTFIVGFPGETEEQFRSLRDFMAEQRFDHVGVFSYSQEEDTPAGAMTEQIPDEVRQARYHELMALQSQISESINRGLEGMTVRVLVEGQVEGETTLIGRSYREAPDVDGRVYIEGGADVARDVGCFVNAKIIQGFAYDLVAEPAEE; encoded by the coding sequence TTGAAAGTTGGTTTTGTCAGCTTAGGCTGTGCTAAAAATTTGGTTGATACTGAGGTGATGCTTGGTCTGTTAGATCAGGGGGGCTATGTGATTACAGACCAGCCTGAGGATGCTGAGGTCTTAATTGTCAACACCTGCAGCTTTATTGATTCTGCCAAGGAAGAATCAATTTCGGTTATTTTACAAATGGGAGATTATAAGAAACACGGTAAATGCCGTTGCCTAGTCGTCGCCGGTTGTTTGGGGCAGCGCTACCGCGATGAGCTGTTGAATGAGCTTCCGGAAGTGGATGCTATTCTGGGTACAAGTGCTTGGGGGAGAATCATTGAGGCGATCGAGGCGGTACAAGCTGGCAGCCGAGTCTTGTTTATTGACGAAATGACTTCTATATATGATGATAAATCCCCCCGGATACGAACAACGCCAAACTACAGCGCCTATATCAAAATTGCTGATGGCTGCAGTAATTGCTGTTCCTATTGTGTAATTCCACGGGTCAGAGGGAACTTCCGTAGCCGGCCCATCGAGTCAGTTGTTGCAGAAGCGAAGAATTTGGTCTCCCGCGGGGTAAAAGAAATCAATCTCATCGCTCAAGACACCACCAGCTACGGACGGGATCGCACCGGTCAATCAAAACTGACTGAGCTTTTGCGCGAGTTAGTAGCTATTGAAGGCGAGTTTTGGATTCGGTTGCTCTACTGTTATCCAAACTATTTTACTGATGAATTAATTGAGCTTATTGCTAACGAGCCTAAAATTTGCAAATATATAGACCTACCACTTCAGCATGCTCATGATGATGTTTTACTCGCGATGAATCGTCGCGATTCACGCCAGGATATTGAAACATTGTTGAAAAAAATCCGCTCAACAATTGCCGGTGTTGCTATTCGCACTACCTTTATCGTCGGCTTTCCCGGCGAAACGGAAGAACAGTTCCGGTCGTTGCGGGACTTTATGGCAGAGCAAAGATTTGATCATGTCGGCGTGTTCAGTTATTCGCAAGAAGAGGATACCCCAGCCGGAGCCATGACAGAGCAAATCCCGGATGAAGTTAGGCAAGCGCGTTATCATGAACTGATGGCGTTGCAAAGCCAGATCTCCGAATCTATTAACCGCGGACTGGAAGGAATGACGGTTCGCGTCTTGGTGGAAGGTCAAGTTGAAGGGGAAACTACTCTGATTGGACGATCTTACCGCGAAGCGCCAGATGTTGATGGACGCGTGTATATTGAGGGTGGAGCTGACGTCGCCCGGGATGTGGGCTGTTTTGTTAATGCGAAGATTATTCAAGGCTTTGCTTATGATCTGGTTGCTGAACCAGCTGAAGAATAA
- a CDS encoding competence/damage-inducible protein A encodes MIAEIISTGTELLLGQIVNTNAQYLAKKMNELGIDVLHQSTVGDNPSRMAEVIAHALERSDLVVTTGGLGPTLGDITKEVTARLLNRAMYLHKPSESRIRQIFASRNMLMPESNLRQAMMPEAAIIIDNDRGTAPGVILEESDKTIIHLPGPPQEMQWMFETAIVPYFRQRFGLQSVIVSRVLRTFGVSESALEEKIKDFVLAQSNPTLALLARSGEIHLRITAKGQTEAEATERIATLEQALRSRVGKAIFGIDDETLELVTGRQLSENNLTIALAESCTGGLVTSRLTDIPGSSRYLIGSLVSYSNQIKREILGVSEQILTDCGAVSEETAILMAKQVRERFMTDIGVGVTGIAGPDGATATKPVGLVYIAVVGAQGVECVKHQFSGQRTGIKQRAANAALFQVMRFIENYASDREK; translated from the coding sequence GTGATAGCTGAGATTATCAGTACAGGCACAGAACTTCTATTAGGTCAGATTGTCAACACTAACGCACAATATTTGGCGAAAAAAATGAATGAACTAGGCATTGACGTTTTACACCAGTCTACAGTCGGAGATAACCCTAGCCGGATGGCTGAAGTCATCGCACATGCACTGGAACGATCAGATCTAGTCGTGACAACAGGTGGCCTGGGACCTACTCTAGGCGATATCACCAAAGAAGTTACCGCTCGATTGCTAAATCGTGCCATGTATCTGCATAAACCTAGCGAGAGTCGCATCAGGCAGATCTTTGCCAGCCGAAATATGCTGATGCCGGAAAGCAATTTGCGTCAAGCCATGATGCCCGAAGCGGCGATCATTATCGATAATGACCGTGGAACCGCACCTGGTGTTATCCTGGAAGAGTCAGATAAGACAATTATACATTTGCCAGGGCCGCCACAAGAAATGCAATGGATGTTTGAAACTGCCATAGTCCCATACTTTAGGCAACGTTTTGGCCTGCAGTCGGTTATCGTCTCACGTGTATTACGGACCTTCGGGGTCAGTGAATCAGCACTTGAAGAAAAAATCAAAGATTTTGTGCTTGCGCAGAGTAATCCGACGCTCGCCTTACTTGCCAGAAGCGGTGAAATTCATCTCAGAATTACAGCTAAAGGTCAGACGGAAGCAGAAGCAACTGAACGGATTGCTACCCTAGAGCAAGCACTTCGAAGCCGAGTCGGCAAGGCTATCTTTGGCATTGATGATGAGACACTCGAGTTAGTAACAGGGCGTCAACTGTCTGAAAACAATTTAACCATTGCATTGGCTGAGTCCTGCACAGGCGGTTTGGTTACCAGTCGATTAACCGATATTCCCGGCAGTTCCCGCTATCTAATTGGTTCGCTTGTTTCCTATAGCAATCAGATTAAACGTGAAATTCTAGGTGTTTCTGAGCAGATACTAACTGATTGCGGCGCTGTGAGCGAGGAAACGGCCATTTTAATGGCTAAACAAGTTAGAGAAAGGTTCATGACTGATATTGGCGTCGGAGTGACCGGGATTGCTGGCCCTGATGGCGCGACAGCAACCAAGCCGGTTGGTCTTGTCTACATTGCAGTAGTTGGAGCCCAGGGAGTTGAGTGCGTCAAGCACCAATTCTCCGGTCAGCGTACAGGCATTAAGCAACGAGCCGCAAACGCCGCGCTATTTCAAGTCATGCGCTTTATTGAAAATTATGCTTCAGATCGAGAAAAATAG
- a CDS encoding DEAD/DEAH box helicase: MKEQGFFGELQLSKKILSAITDMGFEEPSPIQSKTIPVALEGKDLIGQAQTGTGKTAAFGIPMMERLVDSRHIQALVLTPTRELAIQVAEELAKIGKFKKVKVLPIYGGQPIERQIRALKLGVQVIIGTPGRLLDHMRRKTIRLDFVNQVIIDEADEMLDMGFIEDVENILENISTDRQTMLFSATMPKEILALSEKYMKDPVSITTSKEQITVPLIDQVYYESRDKLDGLCRVLDAETTGQCIIFGRTKKGVNDLTASLQARGYMADGLHGDLSQSQRDRVMKKFRDGDLEILVATDVAARGLDIEHITHVINYDIPQDPESYVHRIGRTGRAGKRGVAITFIEPREFRQLKLIEKIVKTRILRKQLPTLTDIMERRRDLIKNQVMQTIEQGSYTDYHTIVADIANYHDPLDIAAAALKLFQEGFREKTEEKPMFSQTGGADGMVRLFMNVGRAQNIRPDDIVRTVAEEAGIPGNIIGLINIYDKFTFLEVPVDVAERVLTVMHRNTIKGFKVNVEPAKARQ; the protein is encoded by the coding sequence TTGAAAGAACAAGGTTTCTTTGGCGAACTGCAGCTGAGTAAAAAAATTCTGTCAGCAATTACAGATATGGGCTTTGAAGAGCCGTCACCTATTCAGAGCAAGACTATTCCGGTCGCGCTTGAAGGCAAGGATCTTATCGGGCAGGCCCAGACAGGCACAGGTAAAACTGCCGCTTTTGGTATTCCGATGATGGAGCGTCTTGTGGACAGCCGTCATATCCAAGCTTTGGTTCTTACGCCTACACGGGAACTCGCTATACAGGTAGCTGAGGAACTCGCTAAGATCGGTAAATTCAAGAAAGTCAAGGTTCTTCCCATTTATGGTGGTCAACCGATAGAGCGCCAAATCCGAGCACTAAAATTGGGAGTTCAGGTTATCATCGGCACCCCGGGGCGATTACTTGATCACATGCGGCGAAAAACCATCAGATTAGACTTCGTCAATCAGGTAATCATTGATGAAGCCGATGAAATGCTTGACATGGGCTTTATTGAAGATGTGGAGAACATCCTTGAAAACATTTCAACTGACAGGCAGACCATGTTATTTTCCGCAACCATGCCTAAAGAAATATTGGCTTTGTCTGAGAAATATATGAAGGATCCTGTATCAATCACCACTAGCAAGGAACAAATAACTGTTCCCTTAATTGATCAGGTCTATTATGAATCCAGAGACAAGCTTGACGGACTATGCCGTGTTCTTGATGCAGAGACCACAGGGCAATGCATCATTTTTGGTCGCACTAAAAAGGGCGTTAATGATTTGACCGCTTCCTTGCAGGCTCGTGGCTATATGGCTGACGGCTTACATGGGGATCTCAGCCAGTCGCAGCGCGACCGAGTCATGAAGAAGTTTCGTGATGGCGATCTTGAGATACTAGTAGCCACTGATGTTGCAGCTCGCGGTCTTGACATCGAACATATCACCCATGTTATTAATTATGACATTCCGCAAGACCCAGAGTCTTATGTTCACCGTATCGGCAGAACAGGTCGCGCTGGTAAACGCGGTGTGGCAATTACATTTATCGAACCGCGCGAGTTCCGGCAGTTAAAGTTAATTGAGAAAATCGTCAAAACACGGATTTTGCGTAAACAATTGCCTACTCTTACTGACATTATGGAACGCCGCCGCGATCTGATAAAAAATCAAGTCATGCAGACAATTGAACAGGGAAGTTATACTGATTACCACACAATCGTCGCCGATATCGCAAATTATCATGATCCGTTGGATATTGCTGCCGCTGCCCTAAAGTTATTCCAGGAAGGATTCCGTGAGAAGACGGAAGAAAAACCGATGTTTTCGCAAACTGGCGGTGCGGATGGCATGGTCAGACTGTTCATGAATGTGGGAAGAGCGCAAAACATTCGTCCTGACGATATTGTGCGTACGGTAGCTGAGGAGGCTGGAATACCTGGTAATATTATTGGCTTGATCAACATATATGATAAATTCACCTTTCTTGAAGTGCCAGTTGATGTTGCAGAACGTGTGCTGACAGTCATGCACAGAAATACGATAAAAGGATTTAAAGTCAATGTTGAACCCGCCAAGGCAAGGCAGTAA
- the recA gene encoding recombinase RecA, which translates to MAEKAEKIQSDNRLQALDSAMRQIEKDFGKGSIMRLGEVSAKMSLEVIPTGALTLDVALGIGGVPRGRVVEIYGPESSGKTTVALHIIAEAQKMGGIAAFIDAEHALDPSYARKLGVDIDNLLISQPDNGEQALEIADALVRSGAIDVIVVDSVAALVPKAEIEGDMGDSHVGLQARLMSQALRKLTGIISKSKTTAIFINQIREKVGVTYGSPEVTTGGRALKFYATIRMDVRKAETIKQGNDSIGSRTRVKVVKNKVAPPFRIAEFDIMYGEGISKEGTLIDIGSELDILVKSGSWYSYKENRLGQGKENVKEFLKQNRQIAEEIEARVRESLTVGSSKLPAFIDDAATEE; encoded by the coding sequence ATGGCGGAAAAAGCGGAGAAAATACAAAGCGATAACCGATTGCAAGCACTTGACTCAGCAATGCGTCAGATTGAAAAAGACTTTGGTAAGGGCTCAATTATGCGATTGGGCGAAGTATCGGCAAAGATGAGCCTTGAGGTCATTCCTACCGGTGCGTTGACTCTCGACGTTGCTCTTGGTATCGGCGGTGTTCCTCGCGGCCGTGTTGTAGAAATCTATGGTCCTGAGTCATCCGGTAAAACGACAGTTGCACTTCATATTATCGCCGAAGCCCAAAAAATGGGCGGTATAGCCGCTTTTATTGATGCTGAGCATGCACTAGATCCCTCCTATGCGAGAAAATTAGGCGTTGATATCGATAATTTGCTTATTTCGCAACCAGACAATGGCGAACAAGCTCTGGAAATTGCCGACGCGCTAGTGCGTAGCGGCGCAATCGATGTTATTGTCGTGGACTCGGTGGCCGCATTAGTTCCTAAGGCAGAAATTGAAGGAGACATGGGCGATTCCCATGTTGGTCTTCAAGCCAGACTGATGTCGCAGGCGTTGAGAAAATTGACCGGTATTATCAGTAAATCAAAGACAACCGCTATTTTTATCAACCAAATCCGGGAAAAAGTCGGCGTAACCTATGGCAGTCCTGAGGTGACAACAGGCGGTCGAGCGCTCAAATTCTATGCAACTATTCGCATGGATGTGCGTAAAGCGGAAACCATTAAGCAGGGGAATGACAGCATTGGTAGCCGTACCCGTGTTAAAGTGGTTAAAAATAAAGTCGCGCCACCATTCCGCATTGCTGAGTTTGACATTATGTACGGCGAAGGAATCTCCAAAGAAGGAACGCTGATCGATATTGGCAGTGAACTGGATATTTTGGTCAAAAGCGGATCCTGGTATTCGTATAAAGAGAATCGTTTAGGACAAGGCAAGGAAAATGTGAAAGAGTTCCTTAAACAGAATCGTCAAATTGCCGAAGAAATTGAAGCCCGGGTCCGCGAGTCGCTGACGGTTGGCAGCTCTAAACTACCCGCGTTTATAGATGATGCCGCAACCGAAGAATAG
- a CDS encoding regulatory protein RecX, translated as MAVRLLARRDHSERELSDKLAQRAYSRDEINEALARLRERGYVDDTAYCNKLAESLWQSGKWGLPGVANQLRRRGLPEAMIRETMAAFEREQEFKHALTLLEKRAFTPDERDKAGRFLASRGFSFAVIEQSLDHIHS; from the coding sequence GTGGCAGTTAGACTTCTGGCGCGGCGCGATCACAGCGAGCGCGAGTTAAGCGATAAGCTGGCGCAGCGAGCCTATTCACGAGATGAGATCAATGAAGCGCTAGCGCGCCTTCGTGAGCGAGGCTATGTTGATGATACTGCCTATTGCAATAAACTGGCTGAGAGTCTTTGGCAAAGTGGCAAATGGGGTTTGCCTGGAGTGGCAAATCAGCTCCGCCGCCGCGGTCTGCCAGAGGCTATGATCCGGGAAACGATGGCAGCCTTTGAGCGGGAGCAGGAGTTTAAGCATGCGCTTACTTTGCTGGAAAAACGTGCATTTACGCCGGATGAAAGAGATAAAGCGGGTCGCTTCCTAGCGTCCAGAGGTTTTTCTTTTGCGGTGATTGAGCAGTCACTCGATCATATCCATTCTTGA
- a CDS encoding stage V sporulation protein S, which produces MEVLKVSAKSNPNSVAGALAGVLRERGCAEMQAIGAGALNQAVKAVAIARGFVAPHGVDLVCIPAFTDIVIDGEERTAIKLIVQPR; this is translated from the coding sequence ATGGAAGTATTGAAAGTATCGGCAAAATCCAACCCCAATTCTGTAGCAGGCGCATTAGCTGGGGTATTGCGTGAGCGAGGGTGTGCCGAAATGCAAGCGATTGGCGCCGGGGCTCTCAACCAAGCAGTTAAAGCAGTTGCAATTGCTCGGGGGTTTGTGGCTCCGCACGGTGTTGACCTCGTGTGTATCCCGGCTTTTACCGACATCGTCATTGACGGTGAAGAAAGAACTGCCATTAAGCTTATTGTTCAGCCGCGCTGA